The Arthrobacter sp. D5-1 genome segment GGCCCAGCAAGGCTGGACCGTCACCGCGTTGGACGTATCCGCCGTCGCGCTTGAACGGGCAGCTGCGCATGCAGCGGAAGCCGGCCAGGGTGAACGCATCACCTGGCAGCAACAGGACCTTACCGAATGGGAGCCGGAGCCGGTCTTCGATCTGGTCTCGGCGCAATTCCTGCACTCGCCCCTCCTGCCGTGGCGGGATTCCGTGGCATTGGCGGCAGCGGCAGTCGCGCCGGGTGGCACGTTGTTAATCGTGGGTCATCACCCGCACGGCCTCCCGTCGTGGAGCCACCACCACGACTCCGGCATGTTCTTCACTCCTGAACAGCTGGCGGGCGCCCTGAGGCTGGACCGCGAGCCGTGGTTCGTGAATGTCCTGACGGACCGCGAGCGCAAGGTCTCCGGCCCCAACGGCGAGTCCGGCAGCACCTTGGACACCGTCTTGAGGGCTACCAAGCACGCTTAGATACCGTCAGGCAGCAGCTCCCCATAGGGCGGAACCACCTTGCCCGTGGCAGTCGAGTCCGGGTTCAGCATCCACCCGACCCGCTTCGCCGTGTTCAGCATGACCACGCTCTCCACCAGTTCAATGCCGGGAATCCGCTGCTGGATGGTGAGTTCCATTTCCATGACCTCGGCGAGCGAGCGCAGCCACATGATCATGGTGAAGTTGGTGCGGCCAGTGGTGGATGCGGAGAAGCGGATGTTCCGGATGGCCCGGAGTTCTGTGGCGGCGGCTTCGTGCTCGCCTGCCGGAACGTTCGCGAACCATTGGACAGTGATAGGGAAGCCTGAGAACTGCTGGGCTATTTCGCAACGGAAGGACAGCATACGGCTGTTCAGGACCCGCCCCAGTTGGCGTTGGACCGTGGCGGGATTGCGGCCCAGAGCGCGGGCGATGTCTGCTGCCGTTGCCCGACCGTCGCGCGCGAGGAACGGGATGAGCGCCAAATGGCTCTCAGGGAGCGGGACCACGATGGCGTCCGGCGCTGACGGGTTGGCTGATTCCGGCCCCGCGAGCGCCCGGAGCGCCTGTTGTTCTGCCTTGGTAAGGACGTTGAGCCGCCAGGCGTAGCCGCTGGTGTGGATCCGGGTGCAGAGGGCCGTGTGGTATTTGGTGAGTCCGCGGATCTCTTTCAGCCGGGGTAACAACTGGGTGCTGAACTGCTCCAGGTCCTGCGTGATGACCGTCAGGGTGAGGTCGCGGTTGCTGGCGGCCTCTTCAACGGTGATGACTTCGGGGAGCTGAGCCACGGCCGACGTAACATCCGGCCTCAGATGCATTTCGCAGTCGGTATCCACCATGGCCAGGCACATGTCCTTGGGATCGCCCATCAGGTGCGCCGTGGTCCAGGCTGCCCCTGCGGACTTCAACCGCTCCCATCGTGACGCCAGCGTGGTGGCGTGGACGCCCAGGACTTCACCGGCGTCGGACCAGCTGATCCGGGGCGAAATCTGCAGGGCGTTGATCAGTCGCAGATCTTCTTCACTGAGCTCCATGAGCCAATTCTCCCAAAAGCCTGCATTTTTTCCGCCAAATCCATGGCTTATGTGCATATTTCCAGATGTTTCCCGACATGTGAATCACATCACCCCAGAATGGCATGAGGAACCCATTCCCGGAAAGACCAGGAGAACCCATGACCATCGCTGCCGACGCCCGCGAGTTGAAGGACGACATCGTCCGCCTCCGGCACGACCTCCACCGTGAACCCGAAATCGGACTGCAGCTCCCCCGGACCCAGGAAAAGGTTCTCAAGGCGCTGGACGGGCTCCCGTACGAGATCACCCTTGGCAAGGAAACGACGTCGGTCACAGCGGTTCTGCGCGGCGGTGCGGCTCACGCTTCGGCCGGGAAGCCCGTGGTGTTGCTGCGGGCCGACATGGATGGACTCCCTGTCCAGGAGACCACCGGCGTGGACTACACCTCCCGTATCGATGGCGCGATGCACGCCTGCGGCCACGACCTCCACACCTCCATGCTGGCCGGCGCTGCCACCCTGCTTGCCGAACGCCGCGACCAGCTGGCCGGTGACGTCATCCTCATGTTCCAGCCGGGCGAGGAAGGCTTCGACGGTGCCAGCTACATGATCAAGGAAGGCGTCCTGGATGCCGCTGGCCGCCGAGCCGACACCGCCTATGGGATGCACGTGTTCTCCTCGCTGGAACCCCACGGCCAATTCGTCACCAAGCCCGGCGTCATGCTCAGTTCCTCCGATGGCCTTGTTGTCACTGTGCTGGGCGCCGGTGGCCACGGCTCTGCACCCTATTCGGCAAAGGATCCCGTCACGGCCGCCGCCGAAATGGTCACCGCCCTGCAGGTCATGGTGACCCGGCAGTTCAACATGTTCGATCCCGTAGTCCTGACCGTCGGTGTGCTCCACGCAGGAACCAAGCGCAACGTGATCCCCGAGACCGCCCGCATCGAAGCCACCATCCGGACCTTCTCAGAGGAGTCCCGGCGGAAGATGATGGAAGCAGTACCCAGGCTTCTGCATGGCATCGCTGCAGCCCACGGTTTGGAGGCGGACGTGCACTACCAGGAGGAGTACCCCCTCACCATCAACGATGAGGATGAGACCACCACGGCGGAGAAGGTCATCGCCGGAATGTTCGGTGAGTCCCGGCATACCCGCATGGCCACGCCGCTGAGCGGTTCCGAGGACTTCTCCCGCGTCCTCGCCGAAGTCCCCGGCACCTTCGTGGGACTCAGTGCTGTTGCCCCCGGCGCCGACCACACGACGTCGCCGTTCAACCACTCGCCTTACGCAATGTTCGACGACGGCGTCCTCACCGATGGTGCAGCGCTGTATGCCGAACTCGCGGTATCCCGCATCGCCGCCCTCGCCGGCAACTAAGCCCTACCTCCCAGCCCGCCCCACCTTGGAGAATCTCATGACCACCACCGCAGGAACGTCCCCCGACGTCACGGTCCACAAATCCCACGCGCGGACGCTCATTGGAACCGGCATCGGCAACGCCGTTGAATGGTACGACTGGGCAATCTACGCGACGTTCTCACCATTCATCGCCAGCGCCTTGTTCAGCCAGGCCGACCCCACGTCAGCCGTGCTGTCCACCCTGGCGATCTTCGCCGTCGGGTTTGTCGCGCGGCCGTTTGGCGGCTTCGTGTTCGGCTGGATTGGCGACCGGATCGGCCGGAAGACATCCATGACCGTTGCCGTCGCGCTGGGCGCGGTGGGGAGCCTCCTCATCGGCATCGCGCCGACGTTCGCCGCCGTCGGCGCCTTCGCTTCGGTGATGCTGCTGGTGGCCCGGCTCATCCAGGGCCTTGCGCACGGTGGTGAGTTGCCGTCGTCGCAAACGTACTTGTCCGAGATGGCACCCAAGGAACATCGCGGCTTTTGGGCAACCCTCATCTACACCTCGGGCACCGCCGGAATCCTGGCCGGAACGCTGCTGGGGGCCATCCTGACCAACGTCCTGAGCAAGGAAGACATGAGCGCTTGGGGTTGGCGGATCCCCTTCCTGATCGGTGGAGTCCTGGGCATCTACGCCTTGTTCATGCGGGCCAAGATGAAGGAAACCGAAGCGTTCGAGGCAGAGGCTCCGACCGAGAAGCGCCTGCCGATCCTGCCGCAGATCATTAAGTACCGCAAGCAGGCGTTCCAGGTCATTGGCCTGACCGTGGGCCTGACGGTTGTCTACTACATCTGGGGAGTCGTGGCGCCGAGCTATGCAGCCACCTCCTTGAAGATGGACCGCGGTGAAGCCTTGTGGGCAGGTGTTATTGCCAATGTGGTGTTCATCGCCGCCCTGCCGTTCTGGGGCAAACTCTCGGACCGCATCGGCCGTAAGCCTGTCATCATCGTTTCAGCCGCCGGCGCCGCCCTCCTGCACTTCCCCATGACGTGGCTACTCAAGGATTCGCCGTGGCAGCTGGCCGTGTCCATGTCCGTGATGCTGTTCTTCATCGCCGGCAGCGCTGCAATCGTCCCGGCCGTCTACGCCGAACTGTTCCCGACGCACATCCGCACCATCGGAGTCGGCGTTCCGTATTCCATCTGTGTCGCGGCCTTCGGTGGCACGGCCCCGTACCTGCAGACCTGGCTCGGCAGCATCGGGCAGGGCTACCTGTTCAATGTGTACGCGGTGATCCTGCTGCTGGTCGGCATCGCGTTCGCCTTCTCCATCCCGGAGACGAAGGGCAAGGACCTGACCGTCTAAGTCTTCCCAACTGGGTGACAGCACGTGTTCCAATGAGCCCTCATTGCGACGTGTGCTGTCACCTACTTGGGTTAAACGA includes the following:
- a CDS encoding class I SAM-dependent methyltransferase; protein product: MTHDGGTPLSEHPTSAGAHQHGHQHEGAQQRGLNLHEDADNAVDMWDGMYRERTKVWSGNPNPQLVAEVTGLEPGRALDLGSGEGGDAIWLAQQGWTVTALDVSAVALERAAAHAAEAGQGERITWQQQDLTEWEPEPVFDLVSAQFLHSPLLPWRDSVALAAAAVAPGGTLLIVGHHPHGLPSWSHHHDSGMFFTPEQLAGALRLDREPWFVNVLTDRERKVSGPNGESGSTLDTVLRATKHA
- a CDS encoding AsnC family transcriptional regulator is translated as MELSEEDLRLINALQISPRISWSDAGEVLGVHATTLASRWERLKSAGAAWTTAHLMGDPKDMCLAMVDTDCEMHLRPDVTSAVAQLPEVITVEEAASNRDLTLTVITQDLEQFSTQLLPRLKEIRGLTKYHTALCTRIHTSGYAWRLNVLTKAEQQALRALAGPESANPSAPDAIVVPLPESHLALIPFLARDGRATAADIARALGRNPATVQRQLGRVLNSRMLSFRCEIAQQFSGFPITVQWFANVPAGEHEAAATELRAIRNIRFSASTTGRTNFTMIMWLRSLAEVMEMELTIQQRIPGIELVESVVMLNTAKRVGWMLNPDSTATGKVVPPYGELLPDGI
- a CDS encoding M20 family metallopeptidase, with protein sequence MTIAADARELKDDIVRLRHDLHREPEIGLQLPRTQEKVLKALDGLPYEITLGKETTSVTAVLRGGAAHASAGKPVVLLRADMDGLPVQETTGVDYTSRIDGAMHACGHDLHTSMLAGAATLLAERRDQLAGDVILMFQPGEEGFDGASYMIKEGVLDAAGRRADTAYGMHVFSSLEPHGQFVTKPGVMLSSSDGLVVTVLGAGGHGSAPYSAKDPVTAAAEMVTALQVMVTRQFNMFDPVVLTVGVLHAGTKRNVIPETARIEATIRTFSEESRRKMMEAVPRLLHGIAAAHGLEADVHYQEEYPLTINDEDETTTAEKVIAGMFGESRHTRMATPLSGSEDFSRVLAEVPGTFVGLSAVAPGADHTTSPFNHSPYAMFDDGVLTDGAALYAELAVSRIAALAGN
- a CDS encoding MFS transporter; the protein is MTTTAGTSPDVTVHKSHARTLIGTGIGNAVEWYDWAIYATFSPFIASALFSQADPTSAVLSTLAIFAVGFVARPFGGFVFGWIGDRIGRKTSMTVAVALGAVGSLLIGIAPTFAAVGAFASVMLLVARLIQGLAHGGELPSSQTYLSEMAPKEHRGFWATLIYTSGTAGILAGTLLGAILTNVLSKEDMSAWGWRIPFLIGGVLGIYALFMRAKMKETEAFEAEAPTEKRLPILPQIIKYRKQAFQVIGLTVGLTVVYYIWGVVAPSYAATSLKMDRGEALWAGVIANVVFIAALPFWGKLSDRIGRKPVIIVSAAGAALLHFPMTWLLKDSPWQLAVSMSVMLFFIAGSAAIVPAVYAELFPTHIRTIGVGVPYSICVAAFGGTAPYLQTWLGSIGQGYLFNVYAVILLLVGIAFAFSIPETKGKDLTV